CGCATCGCCTGCTGTTGCTGGGCGTGCGCGAAGCTGTCGACCGCTCCGGGGACCTCGTCGCGCGTGTACATGTGGACGCCCGCGTCGCCGGGTGAGCCGGAGCCGCCGCGGCGGCTGACGAGGACCGTGCTGGTGGGGCGGTTGACCAGCAGGTAGGTGATCGTGAGCAGGACGGCGCCGGAGATGACGAAGAGCAGGCCGTACAGGAGGGTGAGCCGCATGCGGACCCGCCGGGGCACGAGGCGCGAGCGCATCCCCGCGACGGTACGAGGGCGGACCTCGCGTGACCGGGCCGCGCGGGACCCGGCTGTACCTGAACGGGCCGCGTGTGAGCGGGCGTTACGTGACCGGGCCGTGCGGGCCGCGCTGCGCAGGCGCATCGTCATCTCGCTTCACATCGTCAGATCCGGTACCCGCCGCGGGGCACGGTTTCGATCACCGGCGGGGAACCGAGCTTCGGCCGCAGCCTGTTGATGGTCGCCTTGACCGTCGTGGTGAACGGATCGGTCGCCTCGTCCCACACGCGTTCCAGGAGCTCCTCGGCCGATACGACGCGGCCGCGGGCGGCCAGCAGGTATTCGAGGACCCCGAACTCCTTCGGGGTGAGCGCCAGTCGGTCCCCGGCGCGGGTCACGATCCGCTGGGCGGGGTCGAGCCGCAGGTCGCCGTGGACGAGGATCGGCGGGACGGCCGGCTGGGCGCGACGTGCCACCGCCCGGATGCGAGCGACGAGTTCGGCGTACGCGAACGGCTTGGGGAGGTAGTCGTCGGCGCCAAGACTGAGACCCTCGACGCGGTCCGCGATCGTGCCGGACGCGGTGAGCATGAGGACGCGGGTGCGGGCGGGCTCCGCCATCAGGGCTCCGCACACCTCATCGCCGTGCACGGTGGGGAGGTCGCGGTCGAGTACCACCACGTCGTAGTCGACGACCGACGCGCGCTCCAGCGCGTCCTCTCCGTCATAGACGACGTCGACGGCCATGCCTTCTCTGCGCAGCACTCTGGCCACGGAGTCCGCCAGTTCGGTCTGGTCCTCGGCCACCAGCACCCGCACAGCCCCACCCCCCGATGGATCATGGCTGACCAGGATCTCCGAGCGGGGGTCACACACTGGTCACAGCCCGCCGCCCGCACTCAGCGTACCGGCGGGGCGCCCGCGCGGGACCGGTACGGCGGTACGGCATCCGCGGCGCGGGGTGCCGCGCCGCGGATGCCGCGGGAGGGGAGGGCTGGTCTCATCCGTGGCCGGGCGGCGGTGGGCCGCCGGGGCCGGGACCGTGGTGGTGACGTGGACCTCCCGGCCCACCGGGCCCGCCTGGTCCACCGGGTCCGCCCGGTCCCGCGAGGAAGACGCCCGGCCCGCCGGGGAAGGCGCCGTTCGGGCCGCCCGGCATCGGGCCCCCGGGTCCGCCGGTGAGCACCGGTCCCGGGCCGCCGTGCGGGCCGCCGACCGGCTCGGGAACAGGAGCGTCGCCGTTCTCGGAGCTGTTCTCGGCGGGCTGCCGGGAGAACTGCGTGCGGTACAACTCCGCGTACTGCCCATCCAGTTGCATGAGCTCCTCGTGCGTGCCCCGCTCCTGGACCCGGCCTTTGTCGACGACCAGGATCTGGTCGGCGTCCCTGATGGTGGAGAGGCGGTGCGCGATCACCAGGGAGGTGCGGCCCTTCAGCGCGGACTGCAGGGCACGTTGGAGTGCCGCCTCGGACTCCGAGTCGAGGTGTGCGGTGGCCTCGTCGAGCACGACGATGGGCGGGGCCTTGAGGAGCAGCCGTGCCATCGCGACGCGCTGTTTCTCGCCGCCGGAGAAGCGGTAGCCGCGGTCGCCGACGACGGTGTCGAAGCCGTCGGGCAGGGAGGAGATCAGGTCCCAGATCTGCGCCGCCCTGCACGCGTCGACGAGTTCCTGCTCGGTGGCCTCGGGCCGGGCGTAGGTGAGGTTGTCGCGGATGGTCGCGTGGAAGAGGTGTGCGTCCTGCGTGACCATGCCGACGGTGTCGTTCAGCGACTTCAGGGTGACGTCGCGGATGTCGTGGCCACCGATGCGGATGACGCCCTCGACGGGATCGTAGAGGCGCGGCACGAGGTGGGTGATGGTGGTCTTGCCCGCGCCCGACGGGCCGACCAGCGCGGTGAGTTTGCCCGCGGGGACGGTGAAGGTCAGGTCGCGCAGGGTCCAGGTGTTCTGCGTGCGCTCCTGCGAGGGCAGGGCGATGGACTCCAGTGAGGCGAGCGAGACGTCCGCGGCCTGCGGGTAGTGGAACGAGACGTTCTCGAAGCTGACCTCCGGCGCCATGCGGCTGCCGTCCGCCGCTGCCGTGGCCGAGGCGGCCGGCAGGGGCACCGCGTTCTCCTTCTCGGAGATGAGCGGCTTGAGGTCGAGGATCTCGAAGAGCCGGTCGAAGCTGACGAGGGCCGTCAGGACGCTCGTCTGGGCGCTGGACAGCTGGTTGATCGGGCCCATCAGCCGGGTGAGCAGGGTCGCCAGGGCCACCAGGGTGCCGATCTGGAACGTGCCCTCGATGACGAGGGCGCCGCCGATGCCGTACACGAGGGCGGTGGCGATGGCGCCGACGAGCGTCATCGTCAGGAAGAGCATCTTGCCGTAGACGGAGGTCAGGACCCCGAGGTCGCGTCCCTTGCGGGCCAGCCGGGAGAACATGCCGGTCTCACTGGCGGGACGGCCGTACAGCTTGGCGAGCAGGGCGCCGGTGACGTTGAAGCGCTCGTTCATGAACGAGCCGACCTCGGCGTTGACCTGCATGTGCTCGCGCATGATCCGCTGCAGCCTGCGGCCCACGACGCGGCCCGGCAGGATGAAGAGCGGGATCACCACGAGGGAGACCAGGGTGACCACCCAGGAGAGGTAGAACATGGCGCCGAGGACGAGGATCAGGGTCAGTCCGGCGGATACCACCGTGGACAGCAGCGCGGTCACCGCCTGTTGGGCGCCGACGACGTCGGTGTTGAGGCGGCTGACGAGGGACCCGGTCTGGGCGCGGGTGAAGAACGCGAGCGGCTGACGCTGCACATGGTCGAAGATCTTGGTGCGCAGGTCGTAGATGAGCCCTTCGCTGACGCGGCCCGAGTACCAGGCCTCCGCGAAGCCGAAGACGGTGCTGAACAGCGCGAGGACGGCGACCGCCACGGCGATCCACACGACCACCGAGGTGTCCCTGGCGACGATGCCGTCGTCGATGAGGTACTTGAAGAGAATGGGAGTGGCCACCACGTTGCATGCGTTGAGCACGGT
The window above is part of the Streptomyces venezuelae genome. Proteins encoded here:
- a CDS encoding response regulator transcription factor; this translates as MRVLVAEDQTELADSVARVLRREGMAVDVVYDGEDALERASVVDYDVVVLDRDLPTVHGDEVCGALMAEPARTRVLMLTASGTIADRVEGLSLGADDYLPKPFAYAELVARIRAVARRAQPAVPPILVHGDLRLDPAQRIVTRAGDRLALTPKEFGVLEYLLAARGRVVSAEELLERVWDEATDPFTTTVKATINRLRPKLGSPPVIETVPRGGYRI
- a CDS encoding ABC transporter ATP-binding protein: MIGGPGPVLMRGMGPDEAVTKQKIKRGTARRILPYTKPYRFNIGVLLVVTVLNACNVVATPILFKYLIDDGIVARDTSVVVWIAVAVAVLALFSTVFGFAEAWYSGRVSEGLIYDLRTKIFDHVQRQPLAFFTRAQTGSLVSRLNTDVVGAQQAVTALLSTVVSAGLTLILVLGAMFYLSWVVTLVSLVVIPLFILPGRVVGRRLQRIMREHMQVNAEVGSFMNERFNVTGALLAKLYGRPASETGMFSRLARKGRDLGVLTSVYGKMLFLTMTLVGAIATALVYGIGGALVIEGTFQIGTLVALATLLTRLMGPINQLSSAQTSVLTALVSFDRLFEILDLKPLISEKENAVPLPAASATAAADGSRMAPEVSFENVSFHYPQAADVSLASLESIALPSQERTQNTWTLRDLTFTVPAGKLTALVGPSGAGKTTITHLVPRLYDPVEGVIRIGGHDIRDVTLKSLNDTVGMVTQDAHLFHATIRDNLTYARPEATEQELVDACRAAQIWDLISSLPDGFDTVVGDRGYRFSGGEKQRVAMARLLLKAPPIVVLDEATAHLDSESEAALQRALQSALKGRTSLVIAHRLSTIRDADQILVVDKGRVQERGTHEELMQLDGQYAELYRTQFSRQPAENSSENGDAPVPEPVGGPHGGPGPVLTGGPGGPMPGGPNGAFPGGPGVFLAGPGGPGGPGGPGGPGGPRHHHGPGPGGPPPPGHG